One genomic segment of Coffea arabica cultivar ET-39 chromosome 6e, Coffea Arabica ET-39 HiFi, whole genome shotgun sequence includes these proteins:
- the LOC113694615 gene encoding uncharacterized protein isoform X2, translating into MWLITLAWSWTSQTFLSPPISLFLHFLFAYVTVESHKLLENRGCFGCCTKSQPIIAVDEPSKGLRIQGRLVKKPSISEDFWSTSTCDLENSMVQSQRSMSSISISNQSLSQQGGTGNSINHSEFVNHGYLRWNQARLQWIGSKKSETQKQVEEPILSWNASYESLLGTNKRFPQPIPLSEMVDFLGDIWEQEGLYD; encoded by the exons ATGTGGTTGATTACTCTAGCTTGGTCCTGGACATCGCAGACCTTCTTGTCTCCTCCCATTTCTCTCTTTCTTCATTTCCTCTTTGCTTATGTTACTGTGGAAAGTCACAAGTTACTGGAG AACAGAGGTTGTTTTGGTTGCTGCACCAAATCTCAGCCGATCATTGCTGTGGATGAGCCATCAAAGGGATTGAGAATTCAAGGTCGGCTAGTTAAGAAACCCAGCATATCTGAAGATTTCTGGAGCACCAGCACATGTGACCTGGAGAACAGTATGGTTCAATCTCAGAGAAGTATGTCATCCATCAGTATATCAAATCAGAGCCTCAGTCAACAAGGTGGCACTGGCAACAGTATTAACCACTCAGAATTTGTCAATCATG GCTATCTTCGTTGGAACCAGGCAAGGCTTCAGTGGATTGGAAGTAAAAAGTCAGAGACACAAAAACAAGTTGAGGAACCCATCTTAAG TTGGAATGCAAGTTACGAAAGCTTGCTGGGGACTAACAAGCGTTTTCCTCAGCCAATTCCTCTCTCA GAAATGGTTGATTTTCTCGGGGATATTTGGGAGCAAGAAGGTTTATATGACTAA
- the LOC113694615 gene encoding uncharacterized protein isoform X5: protein MLLWKVTSYWRGCFGCCTKSQPIIAVDEPSKGLRIQGRLVKKPSISEDFWSTSTCDLENSMVQSQRSMSSISISNQSLSQQGGTGNSINHSEFVNHGYLRWNQARLQWIGSKKSETQKQVEEPILSWNASYESLLGTNKRFPQPIPLSEMVDFLGDIWEQEGLYD from the exons ATGTTACTGTGGAAAGTCACAAGTTACTGGAG AGGTTGTTTTGGTTGCTGCACCAAATCTCAGCCGATCATTGCTGTGGATGAGCCATCAAAGGGATTGAGAATTCAAGGTCGGCTAGTTAAGAAACCCAGCATATCTGAAGATTTCTGGAGCACCAGCACATGTGACCTGGAGAACAGTATGGTTCAATCTCAGAGAAGTATGTCATCCATCAGTATATCAAATCAGAGCCTCAGTCAACAAGGTGGCACTGGCAACAGTATTAACCACTCAGAATTTGTCAATCATG GCTATCTTCGTTGGAACCAGGCAAGGCTTCAGTGGATTGGAAGTAAAAAGTCAGAGACACAAAAACAAGTTGAGGAACCCATCTTAAG TTGGAATGCAAGTTACGAAAGCTTGCTGGGGACTAACAAGCGTTTTCCTCAGCCAATTCCTCTCTCA GAAATGGTTGATTTTCTCGGGGATATTTGGGAGCAAGAAGGTTTATATGACTAA
- the LOC113694615 gene encoding uncharacterized protein isoform X1 has translation MLNMLVCWYVVDYSSLVLDIADLLVSSHFSLSSFPLCLCYCGKSQVTGGKDLKPVGLSLKSNILLRGCFGCCTKSQPIIAVDEPSKGLRIQGRLVKKPSISEDFWSTSTCDLENSMVQSQRSMSSISISNQSLSQQGGTGNSINHSEFVNHGYLRWNQARLQWIGSKKSETQKQVEEPILSWNASYESLLGTNKRFPQPIPLSEMVDFLGDIWEQEGLYD, from the exons ATGTTAAACATGCTAGTGTGCTGGTATGTGGTTGATTACTCTAGCTTGGTCCTGGACATCGCAGACCTTCTTGTCTCCTCCCATTTCTCTCTTTCTTCATTTCCTCTTTGCTTATGTTACTGTGGAAAGTCACAAGTTACTGGAGGTAAGGACCTGAAACCTGTAGGTCTAAGTTTGAAGAGTAACATTCTTCTCAG AGGTTGTTTTGGTTGCTGCACCAAATCTCAGCCGATCATTGCTGTGGATGAGCCATCAAAGGGATTGAGAATTCAAGGTCGGCTAGTTAAGAAACCCAGCATATCTGAAGATTTCTGGAGCACCAGCACATGTGACCTGGAGAACAGTATGGTTCAATCTCAGAGAAGTATGTCATCCATCAGTATATCAAATCAGAGCCTCAGTCAACAAGGTGGCACTGGCAACAGTATTAACCACTCAGAATTTGTCAATCATG GCTATCTTCGTTGGAACCAGGCAAGGCTTCAGTGGATTGGAAGTAAAAAGTCAGAGACACAAAAACAAGTTGAGGAACCCATCTTAAG TTGGAATGCAAGTTACGAAAGCTTGCTGGGGACTAACAAGCGTTTTCCTCAGCCAATTCCTCTCTCA GAAATGGTTGATTTTCTCGGGGATATTTGGGAGCAAGAAGGTTTATATGACTAA
- the LOC113694615 gene encoding uncharacterized protein isoform X4 codes for MFSKYLKYYDWGGCFGCCTKSQPIIAVDEPSKGLRIQGRLVKKPSISEDFWSTSTCDLENSMVQSQRSMSSISISNQSLSQQGGTGNSINHSEFVNHGYLRWNQARLQWIGSKKSETQKQVEEPILSWNASYESLLGTNKRFPQPIPLSEMVDFLGDIWEQEGLYD; via the exons ATGTTTAGTAAATACTTGAAATATTATGACTGGGG AGGTTGTTTTGGTTGCTGCACCAAATCTCAGCCGATCATTGCTGTGGATGAGCCATCAAAGGGATTGAGAATTCAAGGTCGGCTAGTTAAGAAACCCAGCATATCTGAAGATTTCTGGAGCACCAGCACATGTGACCTGGAGAACAGTATGGTTCAATCTCAGAGAAGTATGTCATCCATCAGTATATCAAATCAGAGCCTCAGTCAACAAGGTGGCACTGGCAACAGTATTAACCACTCAGAATTTGTCAATCATG GCTATCTTCGTTGGAACCAGGCAAGGCTTCAGTGGATTGGAAGTAAAAAGTCAGAGACACAAAAACAAGTTGAGGAACCCATCTTAAG TTGGAATGCAAGTTACGAAAGCTTGCTGGGGACTAACAAGCGTTTTCCTCAGCCAATTCCTCTCTCA GAAATGGTTGATTTTCTCGGGGATATTTGGGAGCAAGAAGGTTTATATGACTAA
- the LOC113694615 gene encoding uncharacterized protein isoform X6, producing MLKKEIGCFGCCTKSQPIIAVDEPSKGLRIQGRLVKKPSISEDFWSTSTCDLENSMVQSQRSMSSISISNQSLSQQGGTGNSINHSEFVNHGYLRWNQARLQWIGSKKSETQKQVEEPILSWNASYESLLGTNKRFPQPIPLSEMVDFLGDIWEQEGLYD from the exons ATGCTGAAAAAGGAGAT AGGTTGTTTTGGTTGCTGCACCAAATCTCAGCCGATCATTGCTGTGGATGAGCCATCAAAGGGATTGAGAATTCAAGGTCGGCTAGTTAAGAAACCCAGCATATCTGAAGATTTCTGGAGCACCAGCACATGTGACCTGGAGAACAGTATGGTTCAATCTCAGAGAAGTATGTCATCCATCAGTATATCAAATCAGAGCCTCAGTCAACAAGGTGGCACTGGCAACAGTATTAACCACTCAGAATTTGTCAATCATG GCTATCTTCGTTGGAACCAGGCAAGGCTTCAGTGGATTGGAAGTAAAAAGTCAGAGACACAAAAACAAGTTGAGGAACCCATCTTAAG TTGGAATGCAAGTTACGAAAGCTTGCTGGGGACTAACAAGCGTTTTCCTCAGCCAATTCCTCTCTCA GAAATGGTTGATTTTCTCGGGGATATTTGGGAGCAAGAAGGTTTATATGACTAA
- the LOC113694615 gene encoding uncharacterized protein isoform X3 — protein MFRYMMLYTSFTDWISSFLACMGGCFGCCTKSQPIIAVDEPSKGLRIQGRLVKKPSISEDFWSTSTCDLENSMVQSQRSMSSISISNQSLSQQGGTGNSINHSEFVNHGYLRWNQARLQWIGSKKSETQKQVEEPILSWNASYESLLGTNKRFPQPIPLSEMVDFLGDIWEQEGLYD, from the exons ATGTTTAGGTATATGATGCTGTACACTTCTTTCACTGATTGGATCAGCAGCTTTCTTGCTTGCATGGG AGGTTGTTTTGGTTGCTGCACCAAATCTCAGCCGATCATTGCTGTGGATGAGCCATCAAAGGGATTGAGAATTCAAGGTCGGCTAGTTAAGAAACCCAGCATATCTGAAGATTTCTGGAGCACCAGCACATGTGACCTGGAGAACAGTATGGTTCAATCTCAGAGAAGTATGTCATCCATCAGTATATCAAATCAGAGCCTCAGTCAACAAGGTGGCACTGGCAACAGTATTAACCACTCAGAATTTGTCAATCATG GCTATCTTCGTTGGAACCAGGCAAGGCTTCAGTGGATTGGAAGTAAAAAGTCAGAGACACAAAAACAAGTTGAGGAACCCATCTTAAG TTGGAATGCAAGTTACGAAAGCTTGCTGGGGACTAACAAGCGTTTTCCTCAGCCAATTCCTCTCTCA GAAATGGTTGATTTTCTCGGGGATATTTGGGAGCAAGAAGGTTTATATGACTAA